Proteins encoded together in one Macadamia integrifolia cultivar HAES 741 chromosome 8, SCU_Mint_v3, whole genome shotgun sequence window:
- the LOC122087235 gene encoding protein DEFECTIVE IN EXINE FORMATION 1-like: MKTTILLLVFLVSISSNLIHGISDSQPDETKKNKFRERDASDDALGYPVIDEDALLNTQCPRKLELRWQTEVSSSIFATPLIADINSDGKLDIVVPSFVHYLEVLEGSDGDKMPGWPVFHESTVHSTPLLFDIDKDGVREIALATFNGEVLFFRVSGYLMTEKLEVPRRKVRKDWYVGLHPDPVDRSHPDVDDKLLVHEATDMKLSSQTNGGTPGSNTTLTMQDKQGFSVNMSHPENEEKLNSTQTKIDIKLPTGNSSRDAESKGTMKPENVTVSRRLLQDTDSKGHESGSESKTSDGDVKGATVENDAALEADADSSFELFRDNDELADEYNYDYDDYVDDSMWGDEEWTEQHHEKMEDYVDIDSHILCTPVVADIDNDGISEMVVAVSYFFDHE; encoded by the exons ATGAAAACGACAATTCTGCTGCTTGTTTTCCTTGTCTCTATTTCTTCGAATCTCATTCACGGCATATCTGATTCACAACCAGATGAAACGAAGAAAAATAAGTTTCGGGAGCGAGATGCAAGCGATGATGCCCTCGGATATCCTGTCAT AGACGAGGATGCTTTGTTGAACACACAATGCCCCCGTAAGTTGGAACTAAGATGGCAGACGGAAGTCAGCTCTAGCATATTCGCGACCCCTTTGATTGCCGATATCAACAG TGATGGGAAGCTTGACATAGTGGTGCCGTCTTTTGTTCACTACTTGGAAGTGCTAGAGGGTTCTGATGGAGATAAAATGCCAG GGTGGCCTGTCTTTCATGAGTCAACCGTTCATTCCACTCCTCTCCTATTTGATATTGATAAGGATGGTGTAAGAGAAATTGCTTTGGCTACCTTCAATGGTGAAGTGCTTTTTTTCAG AGTCTCAGGCTACTTGATGACTGAAAAGCTGGAGGTACCTCGGCGGAAGGTTCGTAAAGACTGGTATGTGGGCTTACATCCAGACCCAGTGGACAGATCCCATCCAGATGTTGATGATAAATTGCTTGTTCATGAGGCCACTGACATGAAATTATCGTCTC AAACTAATGGAGGTACacctggatcaaacaccacttTGACCATGCAAGATAAGCAGGGATTCTCAGTGAATATGTCTCACCCAGAGAATGAAGAGAAGCTAAATTCTACTCAGACAAAAATAGACATTAAACTGCCAACTGGTAATTCATCTAGAGATGCTGAATCAAAAGGCACCATGAAACCAGAGAATGTGACAGTTTCAAGGAGGCTTCTTCAAGATACTGACTCAAAGGGACATGAGAGTGGTTCTGAATCAAAAACTTCTGATGGGGATGTGAAGGGTGCAACTGTTGAAAATGATGCCGCTTTGGAAGCAGATGCTGATTCATCTTTTGAGTTATTCCGTGATAATGATGAGCTAGCTGATGAGTACAACTATGACTATGATGATTATGTTGATGATTCCATGTGGGGAGATGAGGAGTGGACTGAACAGCACCACGAGAAAATGGAGGATTATGTGGatattgactcacacatcctatGCACTCCA GTTGTAGCAGATATTGACAATGATGGGATATCTGAGATGGTTGTTGCTGTATCATACTTCTTTGATCACGAGTAA